A window of the Longimicrobium sp. genome harbors these coding sequences:
- a CDS encoding sulfurtransferase, whose amino-acid sequence WVFRLFGHDRVKIMDGGRKKWDDEGRPTTTEVPSYPPSSYPTPSRDDSRIRAFRDEVLAHIGRKGQLVDVRSPEEYRGEKLHMPEYPQEGAVRGGHIPGAKSMPWARAVNPDTGEFRSAEELRGLYEGQLGLNPGEETIAYCRIGERSSHTWFALTYLLGWPKVRNYDGSWTEWGNAVRLPIEKP is encoded by the coding sequence CTGGGTCTTCCGCCTGTTCGGCCACGACCGGGTGAAGATCATGGACGGGGGTCGCAAGAAGTGGGACGACGAGGGCCGGCCCACCACCACCGAGGTGCCGAGCTACCCGCCTTCCAGCTATCCCACCCCGTCGCGGGACGATTCACGCATCCGCGCCTTCCGCGACGAGGTGCTCGCGCACATCGGGCGTAAGGGGCAGCTGGTGGACGTGCGCAGCCCCGAGGAGTACCGCGGCGAGAAGCTGCACATGCCCGAGTATCCGCAGGAGGGCGCGGTGCGCGGCGGCCACATTCCCGGCGCCAAGTCGATGCCGTGGGCGCGCGCGGTGAACCCCGACACCGGCGAGTTCAGGAGCGCGGAGGAGCTGCGCGGCCTGTACGAGGGGCAGCTGGGCCTGAACCCGGGCGAGGAGACCATCGCCTACTGCCGCATCGGCGAGCGGTCGAGCCACACCTGGTTCGCGCTGACCTACCTGCTCGGCTGGCCGAAGGTGCGCAACTACGACGGCTCGTGGACCGAGTGGGGCAACGCGGTGCGCCTCCCCATCGAAAAGCCGTAA
- the rho gene encoding transcription termination factor Rho yields the protein MTISAQPTAAEREPRPATDPAASGLLEILPSGSGFLRTLANGYQSADGDVFVSQSLIRRFGLRTGDRVEGSIGTPPGRGKSAPLDAVFSVNGLDPAHARGRVDFGSLPATYPDEQLRLECESQRFRGRKDHTNRIIDLIAPLGKGQRALIVAPAKAGKTTVLQNIMEGVAVNYPEAVLLVLLVDERPEEVTEMEMLGRGEVIASSFDCPAERHVAVAEMVLEHARRQVESGRDVVIVLDSLTRLARAYNTTERGTGRMLSGGIDSGALEKPKRFFGSARKVRGGTGSLTIIATALIDTGSRGDEVIFEEFKGTGNSEIVLDRELADKRIFPAINVEKSSTRREELLFDPTELEKAQQLRRALHSLQPADAIELLNKQLNDTKTNRELLGRLR from the coding sequence ATGACCATTTCCGCACAACCCACCGCCGCGGAGCGCGAGCCGCGCCCGGCGACCGACCCGGCGGCGTCGGGGCTCCTCGAGATCCTCCCCAGCGGCAGCGGGTTCCTCCGCACGCTGGCCAACGGTTACCAGTCCGCCGACGGCGACGTGTTCGTCAGCCAGTCGCTGATCCGGCGTTTCGGCCTCCGCACGGGCGACCGCGTGGAAGGCTCCATCGGCACCCCCCCGGGGCGCGGCAAGAGCGCCCCGCTGGATGCCGTCTTCTCGGTCAACGGCCTGGACCCGGCGCACGCCCGGGGCCGCGTCGACTTCGGCTCGCTTCCCGCGACCTATCCCGACGAGCAGCTCCGGCTGGAGTGCGAGTCGCAGCGCTTCCGCGGGCGCAAGGACCACACGAACCGCATCATCGACCTCATCGCCCCGCTGGGGAAGGGGCAGCGCGCGCTGATCGTGGCCCCGGCCAAGGCGGGGAAGACCACGGTGCTGCAGAACATCATGGAAGGTGTGGCCGTCAACTATCCCGAGGCCGTCCTGCTGGTGCTGCTGGTGGACGAGCGCCCCGAGGAGGTCACGGAGATGGAGATGCTGGGGCGCGGCGAGGTGATCGCCAGCTCCTTCGACTGCCCCGCCGAGCGGCACGTCGCCGTCGCCGAGATGGTGCTGGAGCACGCCCGCCGCCAGGTGGAGAGCGGGCGCGACGTGGTGATCGTGCTGGACTCGCTCACCCGTCTTGCCCGCGCCTACAACACGACGGAGCGGGGGACGGGGCGGATGCTTTCCGGCGGAATCGACAGCGGCGCGCTGGAGAAGCCGAAGCGCTTCTTCGGCAGCGCGCGCAAGGTGCGCGGCGGCACGGGGAGCCTCACCATCATCGCCACCGCGCTGATCGACACGGGGAGCCGCGGCGACGAGGTGATCTTCGAGGAGTTCAAGGGCACCGGCAACAGCGAGATCGTGCTGGACCGCGAGCTGGCCGACAAGCGCATCTTCCCGGCGATCAACGTGGAGAAGAGCTCCACCCGCCGCGAGGAGCTGCTGTTCGACCCGACCGAGCTGGAGAAGGCGCAGCAGCTGCGCCGCGCCCTGCACTCGCTGCAGCCCGCCGACGCCATCGAGCTGCTGAACAAGCAGCTGAACGACACCAAGACCAACCGCGAGCTGCTCGGCCGCCTGCGGTAG
- a CDS encoding Ig-like domain-containing protein, with amino-acid sequence MRPPRLAAAACALTLALAACTDRNPAAIPAVAPPLPPSAVAAVRCTADVRAGTLACAPAPMAAAGVSAAILGGQGTNVRLASSGTSYDGVGIFRSYVTLENLTMQPLGTSDGFTPVGGSRVFFASGPTTTSGTGEVSVANADGIDAFTASSQPYFLYASILLPGDTTGKKEWRFNVPSTVGTFQFLVYVAARVPSEDGWVSLFPIAPSLQVGDTVRMDDTVHTVTGSVVPGVPAAWSSSNPAVATVDAGGVVTAVDTGTAIITATSGARTGRVTVQVSSGPPPPTFVRLDILPPTITTLRADTAWMQARVRNAGLSSAVTFAVGPEQCIAARVSGTAADGVYRCGITARESTTGGIWAVTGVVTGNGAGIRELFHQDLTAAGAPAAVFVHHMDYDLSPPLLLGFGFSPDTAHAGTDTVEVEVVAADSGVGVAQMEVRFSGPWPNQAVGCGTNGSVPGPNPGERIFRCRFVFPDYVSPGDWLARVDIEDLNGRRASFDPSGLAAKGWPSTLAVISPNPDHTNPVLTAFSMAPGTVVGNGTDSLSITVTATDAQAGMLNISLQLLNADDSDARYCSVDGPPGPSLTLHCTKHFDAADVGTWRVGYVDLRDLAGNGRTLYTDDLAGVPYPTTVVVTAP; translated from the coding sequence ATGCGCCCACCCCGCCTGGCCGCGGCCGCCTGCGCCCTGACGCTGGCCCTTGCCGCCTGCACCGACCGCAACCCCGCCGCGATCCCGGCCGTCGCGCCGCCGCTGCCCCCCTCGGCCGTGGCGGCGGTACGCTGCACGGCCGACGTCCGCGCCGGGACCCTGGCGTGCGCGCCGGCCCCGATGGCGGCGGCCGGCGTCTCCGCGGCCATCCTGGGCGGCCAGGGGACCAACGTGCGGCTGGCCTCCAGCGGCACCAGCTACGACGGCGTGGGGATCTTCCGCTCGTACGTGACGCTGGAGAACCTGACCATGCAGCCGCTGGGCACCAGCGACGGGTTCACGCCGGTGGGCGGGTCGCGCGTGTTCTTCGCGTCGGGGCCCACCACCACCAGCGGCACCGGCGAGGTCAGCGTGGCCAACGCCGACGGGATCGACGCGTTCACGGCGTCGTCGCAGCCGTACTTCCTCTACGCCAGCATCCTGCTCCCCGGCGACACCACGGGGAAGAAGGAGTGGCGCTTCAACGTTCCCAGCACCGTCGGCACCTTCCAGTTCCTGGTCTACGTGGCGGCGCGCGTGCCCAGCGAGGACGGGTGGGTGAGCCTGTTCCCCATCGCCCCGTCGCTGCAGGTGGGCGACACGGTGCGCATGGACGACACCGTGCACACGGTGACCGGCTCGGTAGTGCCGGGCGTGCCGGCCGCCTGGTCGTCGTCGAACCCGGCGGTGGCCACGGTCGACGCCGGCGGGGTGGTGACGGCGGTCGACACGGGAACGGCCATCATCACCGCCACCAGCGGCGCGCGCACGGGGCGGGTGACGGTACAGGTGTCGTCCGGGCCGCCGCCGCCCACCTTCGTGCGGCTGGACATCCTCCCGCCCACGATCACGACGCTGCGGGCCGACACGGCGTGGATGCAGGCGCGGGTAAGGAACGCCGGCCTGTCGTCCGCCGTGACCTTCGCGGTGGGCCCGGAGCAGTGCATCGCGGCGCGGGTCTCGGGGACGGCGGCGGACGGCGTGTACCGCTGCGGGATCACGGCGCGGGAATCGACCACCGGCGGCATCTGGGCGGTGACCGGGGTGGTCACCGGCAACGGAGCGGGGATCCGCGAGCTGTTCCACCAGGACCTGACGGCGGCGGGCGCGCCGGCCGCGGTGTTCGTCCATCACATGGACTACGACCTGTCGCCGCCGCTGCTGCTCGGCTTCGGCTTCTCGCCCGACACGGCGCACGCGGGAACCGACACCGTGGAGGTGGAGGTGGTCGCGGCCGACTCGGGCGTGGGGGTCGCGCAGATGGAGGTGCGGTTCTCCGGCCCCTGGCCGAACCAGGCGGTGGGGTGCGGCACCAACGGAAGCGTGCCGGGCCCGAACCCCGGCGAGCGGATCTTCCGCTGCCGCTTCGTGTTTCCCGACTACGTGTCGCCGGGCGACTGGCTCGCGCGGGTGGACATCGAGGACCTGAACGGCAGAAGGGCCTCGTTCGATCCGTCCGGCCTGGCGGCGAAAGGGTGGCCGAGCACCCTCGCCGTCATCAGCCCGAACCCGGACCACACGAACCCCGTGCTGACCGCGTTCTCCATGGCGCCCGGCACGGTGGTGGGGAACGGAACGGATTCCCTGTCGATCACGGTCACGGCCACGGACGCGCAGGCCGGGATGCTGAACATCTCGCTGCAACTGCTGAACGCGGACGACAGCGACGCGCGCTACTGCTCCGTGGACGGGCCCCCGGGGCCCAGCCTGACCCTCCACTGCACCAAGCACTTCGACGCGGCGGATGTCGGCACGTGGCGCGTGGGGTACGTGGACCTGCGCGACCTGGCGGGGAACGGGCGCACGCTCTACACCGACGACCTCGCCGGCGTCCCCTACCCCACCACGGTCGTGGTCACGGCACCGTAG
- a CDS encoding energy transducer TonB — MICSIFMRRALPALAAVCATAAAARAQDFSGTGRDLRLSALLDSAALVRAAAELPEAELPRGVPPIFVVTFDSTGTASEVKPLSDRMPASYAEPVMAALRASVRPQAPFARPHLVWVRVVTGPQARVDTPQMVETQPMLVNRGEVARAVDRATAQHTRRLQSMPIRRYVVTVKFRIQTDGTPDHASATVLHSSGDSRLDAASLDVVPRMRFRPATIEGMPVRVWVTVPITFEIPAERPRSTRPRS, encoded by the coding sequence GTGATCTGCTCGATCTTCATGCGCCGCGCGCTGCCCGCGCTCGCCGCGGTGTGCGCGACCGCCGCTGCCGCGCGGGCGCAGGACTTCTCCGGCACCGGGCGCGACCTCCGCTTGTCGGCGCTGCTGGACTCGGCGGCGCTGGTGCGCGCCGCGGCGGAGCTTCCTGAGGCGGAGCTGCCGCGCGGCGTGCCGCCGATCTTCGTCGTCACCTTCGACAGCACGGGCACGGCGTCGGAGGTGAAGCCGCTCTCCGACCGCATGCCCGCGAGCTACGCGGAGCCCGTGATGGCGGCGCTCCGCGCGAGCGTCAGGCCGCAGGCGCCGTTCGCGCGGCCACACCTGGTGTGGGTGCGGGTGGTCACCGGCCCGCAGGCGCGCGTCGACACCCCGCAGATGGTCGAGACGCAGCCCATGCTCGTCAACCGGGGCGAGGTCGCGCGGGCGGTGGACCGGGCAACCGCTCAACACACGCGGCGGCTGCAGTCGATGCCGATCCGCCGCTACGTGGTGACCGTGAAGTTCCGCATCCAGACAGACGGCACCCCCGACCACGCCAGCGCCACGGTTCTCCATTCGTCGGGCGATTCCAGGCTGGACGCCGCGTCGCTGGACGTGGTGCCGCGGATGCGATTCCGCCCCGCGACGATCGAGGGCATGCCCGTGCGCGTGTGGGTGACGGTCCCCATCACCTTCGAGATCCCCGCCGAGCGGCCGCGGTCCACGCGCCCCCGCTCGTGA